The DNA sequence GTTGTTCATTTAACTCTAAAGCAGATCATAGTGAATTTTATTGAGAATATGACAGAACCTGAACATAATTTTCTAGTGAGCACTAACAGGAATAGTGATAGCTAACTATTAGCCATAGTTCAGAAAACATCAAAAAGACAGCACAGTCAATTTCATGATTACATCAACAATAGTAAGAAAACattcattattataaacaaCATTCAAGCCACACATTTGACTGTTATTTGCAAGATAATGGTTTTGGTCCACTTATCAGGATAGGATGCACTCCATGTGAAATTGAACCTATAGAAATGTTAGAGGGTAGAGAAATGTTAGAGGGTAGAGGGTACTAtaaattcatttctttatttcaccaaatatgatgtaattttatttcattgattTAATTTTAGATTAATACATCTACTTACATGAAAACTGTATGTTTTTCAGCCCTATAGTCTAGTCGCCTTTTCTTCGAACTAACGCCATTATCAGAAATATTACTAATGCAAATCTCGCTTGGTAGTGTTGGTATATGACTTTGCATTACATCCGAATTAGGCTTAGCTATTCTTATATGCCAGCATATGCAACAACTATATGATAatgtgctgtaaaaaaaaaataaaatctaatttcaCAGGAACCAAATACATAATAAGACTAATCCAGCCCCGTTATAAACAAAGAAGATGCAATGATACTAATTAATACGCTCACATTTACTACTTAATCCCATTCAACATGTAATTAATCTGTAACATTTAACCTTGTGGGACATAGCCTATACTGCGTGGCAATGTTAGTCTTTTAACGTTGTTAGCTGTGTATGTGTTCCTGTACACCCGTCCTTCATGCATTTTAAGAGCGGAAATTCATTATTCGGGAGTAATTCCTTGCCCGTTTTCCTTGCCAACCTTCCACTGCGTTGAGTCTTGGAGTTTTTCAAGTACTGCGAGAAGTTTTCATGGAGACGAATGTGTAGCTCATTCTTGTCTGTCTAGACACTGACCCTATTTGTCTGCGGTTTTTACCTTGACCTTGGACTTCCGTGCAGCTGCCATTTGGAAGAGCCGTTCATATTCATCAATCccgcaaagagagagagagagagagagagagatttgtttCATCTGTATCTTAATTAAAGATTGTTGCATAtcgactgattttttttatagttctaAACATTTTAGCTTATTGTATCTTACATCATGACATGTCAGTatgtcaatatatatatatttattaaacttatgtatatatatatatatatatatatatatatatatatatatatatatatatatatatatagcaatgGGAAGTAAGTTTTAAATAGTTCCTTGCAAATGTTCTACAGTCAGTATAGTAcgaataaaaatatttacaaatctcTCTATATCATCAGCTCTAAATGCATGCACATCTACAAGTGTCAAATTTAGCCTGTGTAGGACGAGGGATAAAATATATTCTGCATATATTTAACACCTTTACACTGCTTTACTCTGTTTTACAGTAGttcagagggggaaaaaaatttgtAATCTAACAATATAACTTACTTTAATTGCCTCTTTCCGTAATCTGTCCTTGCTAAACATTTCACTGGAATTTCTGAGGACTATAGGACTTCCTGGTAAAATAGAAAGTGGCCTATGTATTGgcctatgtatttttttaaaaaatttttttaaacattatatattctcttataaatattttacttgaACATGATCTATAATATGTACTGAAGACTGGAAATGCATATGAAGAGTTAAACCATGCAATTCAATACATAAACTTGTTCGAAAGCGTCTGCAATAGCCtactatataattatattatggTCATTAATTTACAATCCTTCAATGAAGGAAATAaattcttgttttatttcaaaatatgaaACCGTATAACAGGAAAATAGTAtctaatacaataatattataaacaaaatgagGACTATTTATGAAGTATTTTACCAGATTGCGTAAAAAACGGTAGGCTTGATCGTAAAATATAGTCTCTGTACTGTATGTGGTAACATAGATGCTGCGCTGCGGCGCAGGGAATCCAATTTGAAAATCAGGGCTTACTTCTGAACATGCTTGTCGGCCAAAATGTGAGGGCTGTTTTGGTCTTCCTTAAATCGAGAAAGACCTTCCCCTTTAAGGATCGGTTTTATGGGATCGCTCAGCCAATGTGCGGCTACTGAAAACCCCAGGACCAGCCAGTAAAACGTGAGCCAGAGCATGTTTAAAGGGATTATTGTACCCGCCCACCACAGCCAGTCTCTTCGGAGTCGTTACCGGAGTCACGTGCCTGCACATTAATGAACCGGACGCGCAGACCTCGGCGTGCGCATGCGCGTGCGTAAAATGTAGTTGGAAATGAGGTATCGCTGTGGAGTAGTCGACTTTTAAAAAGCATCTGCAGCCCATGATATGACGACTTCGCTGGTCTTGCATCCACGCTGGGCGGACACCTTGATGTACGTTTATGAAAAAAGCCCGAATGAAAGTGGTCAGAATAAAAATCAAGCTATGGAGGGACTGAGCGGGAATTGCCCTGCGACCCACTGCAGGGATCTTATCTCGCACCCAGCTTTGGGGCGACATTCGGGCACCATCACAACTCACCAGGGCACCGTGTACTCGGATATATCCTCACCTGACGCAGGAAGACAGTGTCCCGCGCCTCAGACGTCGTCCAGCGCCTCTCTGGGCTATAGTTACCCGTTTGGAAACCCGTACTACGGCTGCAGGCTGTCTCATTCGCACAACGTGAACTTGCAGCAGAAGCCGTGCTCGTATCATCCCGCAGATAAATACACCGAGCCCAGTACGGCACTGCCTACCGAGGAGCTCTCCAGCAGGGCAAAGGAATTCGCTTTCTACCCCAGCTTCGCCGGCTCATATCAGGCGGTTCCTGGCTATCTCGATGTGTCGGTGGTCCCCAGCATAAGCGCACATCCCGAGCCCCGACACGACGCGCTGATTCCAATGGAGGGCTATCAGCACTGGGCTCTGTCAAACGGCTGGGATGGGCAGGTGTACTGTTCAAAGGAACAAACACAGTCGTCTCATCTTTGGAAATCTCCTTTTCCAGGTATGTGATATTAAGTATCTTGATTTATTCTCATCTGAATTTTTGtgatcttaataataataataataataataataataataataataataataatagtaataataataataataatttcctaGAATATTTAAAGTATGCATTTTGCATATGTTATACTTCAAATGATATAATTCTAGATTGTTAAGAGATATATTAACcatatatattaaaacaaaccaAAGCCTTTCGTTTTTTGCTTGGGTGAAAGATCACTCAGGCAGAACAGTCACGCAGGTTAGAGCAGGGTATGACAATATAAGCTACCTTTGCTCCTTCTGTATAATAATATGGTGAGTCTTGTTGGTGCTGCGTCTATAAATGCCTGCAGTGGCCCGCGGTATGTTGTGGATTCTTTGCAGATTTGCACATGTTAATTGCTAGGTGGTTGTAGTGCCTGGTATATGTTTTACTTTTGTATGAGAGGACATCTTTTAGACTTGATGAAACAGTGTAACAAAGTTACCAGTGAgattcagtgttattcactGGCGCGTCACCGATCTGTCAACAAGCAAAACGATCATTGGATTGTCCAAGCAACGCACTGCCAGCTGGGTAGTTTGGATAGCCTATAATGGTTGTTGTTCAATTTAAGACACAgcagtgcaaaacaaaagacTTGTCACACAGTTTAACTTCTCCTGCGAGTCATAACCGGGGCAGcgaaagggagagaaagtgggaacagaaagacagatagactgGCATACATGCGCGCGCACGCCTCGCGCGCCCACGCGCACGTGCATAGTACTTAATTTTAAAACGCTTTTGAGCCTTACACCGACTGCTTACCACATACTCAAACCATAAAATTAGATAGCATTAAGAATTGCTTTTTTCTTACTCTCAGTATTCTTCCTTTTTCAAGTATCAGAAATATCTAAGTATTTTCTTAACCATTTTGTGTCTATCTATCATTGCGCACAGTTATTATATCTGGGAgttaataaattataacaaaTGCCGAACGTCCATAATCGTCCATCGTAAGATGGTTGTTAGCAGTTAACAAGAAATATGCTGTTAACTGCAATAAGTGATACAGGGAGGTGAACTCGTTGCTATTTACCTTAACCTGAACACTAGGGTGATTAGAATGCGCGTTGGCTGATTCTCAGTGTATTgaaaagtacattattaaaatgtattattcttAATTTGCAGTATGTCATACGGAGCCATTATAATGCATCATATCTTGTGATATAACGTGTAAGATGTAGGGGCTGAAATTAggttaaaatctttaaattagCGCTATCCACACTGTCAGGTAGGCCTATGTAGTTTCACAGTGATATCATGaagttatattatataaacCTATGCAGTAAGCATCATATCATATACATTAAGCCATGTCTTGcggattattttcttaaatctgAGAAAGAtttaagaaaatggaaaaattctTTTGTTGAGTATTTGGCCAGTGAACCTGGAAAAAGACTTTAGGCCTTATACTTTGAGAATACTATTTTGGTTTGATGCTcgagaaaataaaatatctgacAAATATTTTTACCCAGCCGTTTCTCAGAAAAGCCTGTCTCAGCAAATTTCTGCTCGTATCAGAGTCTCAGAATAAACACCTtaatttgaggaaaaaaaggaaaacgcTTTATAGCTTGATTTTTAGTAAGAAGAAGTTAGTCTGTGACTGAATTtgtttacgtttttttttttcagatgtcgTCCCGTTGCAACCTGAGGTTAGCAGTTACCGGAGAGGACGCAAAAAGCGTGTTCCCTACACCAAGATCCAACTGAAGGAACTGGAGAAAGAGTACGCAGCCAGCAAATTCATCACTAAAGACAAAAGAAGACGCATCTCTGCTACCACCAATCTGTCTGAGCGTCAAGTTACTATTTGGTTTCAGAACCgcagagtgaaagagaagaaaTTTATCAGCAAATCTAAGGCGAACAATCACATGCACACTTAATGGATGCCCCACGAATTGCTTTCCAGCTGATCTCATTACCTTCTGAAAGTCTGATATTTACTTCTTCTCAAAAACCATGAACGAAGAAAACCCGAGGCCGTGTCACATCACCCAAGTCTggctttactttatttaattaaaaaaaaaatatatgcacatGATTTAATAATCGCTCACCTGTAAGCTTTAAGGGACATAGGCCATGCCCTAAAAACTGTGAACATATTGAAAATCATTTCGACTTTGCTCTTTTCTAtgaatgtacatatataaatatataatatttaaaatatttgggTTTCCAAGAGACAGTTTGGTCATGTGCTTTGTTCCAGTGATAAAAGGAGACACGAACATTTGTTGATGTGTAACAGTCAGTGCAAAAATCAGCAGAAACACACAAGGACTTTTAACTCGCATGAAGTATTAATAGTAAATTCGTATCTGAAAATTATGTTTGAATGAGAACAAACTGGAGAttcaaaagaaaacattgaACACTGAATGTGTGATGTCTCAAACAGAGCCATGCACCATCGTTTTTTTGGTGGCAGGAGTACACAGGTTTATTTCCAAAAAGCCTTCGAGATTTCAAAAGCTAAATGTTTCACTGTGGGATACATTACTTTTTAATGCCGATGGTAAACCAGGCTGCTAATGTTAACTGTACAGTGCAatgtctttattatttaattcatgtTCTGGCAAATGACAGGGCTGTAAAATAGAATGTGTCAAGATCATCTtagtgtcctttttttttttttttaagcagtgaACTATATGTCTGCCCTGCAACTGGAATGATTGTAAACGATTGCAACATTTAGTATTACACGTTAATGCACAATCTTTCTTGTTTTATGTATAGAAACAAATATCGTAAAGCATTTGGAGCTGTTCACACACGCTGTCAGTCTGTACCTCTTTCTGTGAAGTACGTGAACTGTATTGTGGTGTTTAATTCCTAAAGTACTGAATGGAGACatgtttcttaaataaataatggcaaTGCAAATCATTGGATTAAATCCACTACCTTGGTATAAGTGGATGCCAATTGTCTTGTAAATCGTGTACTATCAcgcaacaaataaataattccgACTTAGACCGCAAGCAGCCAACTACTAAGGTGAGCACTTTTTCTTACAGTGGCCTAGAGTAATATATACAATGCTTGAATGTTGaactataattaatttttacGATCAGTTATATATTAATAAGCACAGTTTGTTTTGGAGAAATAAGTACAAAGGAagaacccatttggaaaactacAATATTTTAGGTCCTTACTGTAcgactaattttttttaactactggGTCACCTGTGGAAAACAGCAGACAACATCACGTTCCTTTTCAAGCCAACAGTGCAATCTAATATATTTTGCTTTGACGTCTTGTAACCATAAGGTATATGCATcgatatat is a window from the Pangasianodon hypophthalmus isolate fPanHyp1 chromosome 16, fPanHyp1.pri, whole genome shotgun sequence genome containing:
- the hoxc13a gene encoding homeobox protein Hox-C13a, translated to MTTSLVLHPRWADTLMYVYEKSPNESGQNKNQAMEGLSGNCPATHCRDLISHPALGRHSGTITTHQGTVYSDISSPDAGRQCPAPQTSSSASLGYSYPFGNPYYGCRLSHSHNVNLQQKPCSYHPADKYTEPSTALPTEELSSRAKEFAFYPSFAGSYQAVPGYLDVSVVPSISAHPEPRHDALIPMEGYQHWALSNGWDGQVYCSKEQTQSSHLWKSPFPDVVPLQPEVSSYRRGRKKRVPYTKIQLKELEKEYAASKFITKDKRRRISATTNLSERQVTIWFQNRRVKEKKFISKSKANNHMHT